In Nostoc sp. UHCC 0926, a single genomic region encodes these proteins:
- a CDS encoding aspartoacylase, which yields MSQIERVAIVGGNHGNELTGIHLVKRFQQYPNLINRASFETLALLGNLKAIEEGKRYIDKDLNRCFTNQGLQNQQLSSYEDTRAKAIQQILQPQNQPFVDVIVDLHSTTANMGLSLIFCDLHPFLLRLGAYLSSINPMVKVFVNQQSREGGFLRSLCELGFVIEVGAVAQNVLNAELFQQTEQLISAILDYFEGCNQGNIPQRNSTLTLYQYIETIDYPRSDAYGGEIQAMIHPRLQFRDYEPLNPGDPMFLTFEGKDIFYEGESTVYPIFINEAAYYEKGIAMYLTQKQQEVV from the coding sequence ATGAGTCAGATTGAACGAGTTGCGATCGTTGGAGGAAACCACGGTAATGAGTTAACAGGAATACATCTAGTCAAAAGGTTTCAGCAGTATCCTAATTTAATCAACAGAGCAAGTTTTGAAACTCTGGCATTACTTGGCAATCTCAAAGCTATTGAAGAAGGCAAACGATACATTGACAAGGATTTAAACCGTTGCTTCACCAATCAAGGCTTACAAAATCAGCAACTTTCAAGTTATGAAGATACACGGGCAAAAGCAATCCAACAGATACTGCAACCGCAAAATCAACCTTTTGTAGATGTAATTGTTGATTTGCACAGCACAACTGCCAACATGGGGTTAAGTCTGATTTTTTGTGATCTGCATCCTTTCTTACTTCGGTTAGGTGCTTATTTAAGTTCTATCAATCCGATGGTAAAGGTTTTTGTTAATCAACAATCTAGAGAAGGTGGTTTTCTCCGTTCTTTGTGCGAATTGGGTTTTGTTATAGAAGTTGGTGCTGTGGCTCAGAATGTTTTAAATGCAGAATTATTTCAGCAAACAGAGCAGCTTATTTCTGCAATTTTAGACTATTTTGAAGGGTGCAACCAAGGTAATATTCCGCAGAGAAACAGCACGCTTACACTCTATCAATACATTGAGACTATCGATTATCCTAGAAGCGATGCCTACGGCGGGGAAATTCAAGCCATGATTCACCCCCGGCTTCAGTTTAGAGATTATGAACCTCTGAATCCAGGCGATCCAATGTTTCTGACTTTTGAAGGAAAAGATATTTTTTATGAGGGAGAGTCTACCGTTTATCCTATTTTTATTAATGAAGCAGCTTACTACGAGAAAGGAATTGCGATGTATCTAACTCAAAAACAACAAGAGGTAGTTTAA
- a CDS encoding ATP-binding protein, whose protein sequence is MAKLKISKKISTALINSLGAGVVPRMGVEHISVGREKELKSLLQNLDDIAEGVAAFRFIIGNYGSGKSFLLQLIRNRAMEQGFVVADADLSSERRLAGSNHEGVATYRELMSHLATKTRPDGGALVSILEGWINKIQQEVVKESGMRPNDDGFDDQVESKIREVVQYIEGLVHGFDFGSVIIAYWRGYRLDDDNLKNAAMRWLRGEFTTKVEAKAALGVRVIIDDDSWYDYIKLFAKFVAEIGYKGLLIILDEAVHLYQISTTVTREKNYNRLLAMFNDTMQCKAEHLGIIVGGTTKFLEDPKRGLFADQAWQRRTKESRFVAQSGVQEYLGPVIRLNPLSEVEILTLLQRLTEIHALNFGYEQTLTNREFKEFVQEIINRLGAEALLTPGEIVRDFMSVLNILHQNPGIAFGELIHGSKFKPTAIGKDADVDEDGAAEFSL, encoded by the coding sequence ATGGCAAAGCTCAAAATCTCGAAAAAAATCTCCACTGCTTTAATCAATTCCCTTGGTGCGGGGGTAGTACCAAGAATGGGAGTTGAACATATATCAGTAGGTCGAGAAAAAGAACTAAAAAGCCTATTACAAAATCTTGATGATATTGCAGAAGGTGTAGCAGCATTTCGCTTCATAATTGGTAACTACGGTTCCGGGAAAAGTTTTTTACTGCAACTAATTCGCAACCGGGCTATGGAGCAAGGTTTTGTAGTAGCTGATGCTGATTTATCCTCTGAACGTCGATTAGCAGGAAGCAATCATGAAGGTGTAGCCACCTATCGAGAATTAATGAGCCACCTGGCTACAAAAACTCGTCCTGATGGTGGTGCTTTAGTCTCAATTTTAGAAGGATGGATTAATAAAATTCAACAAGAAGTGGTTAAAGAAAGTGGAATGCGTCCGAATGACGATGGCTTTGATGACCAAGTTGAATCGAAAATTAGGGAAGTAGTTCAGTATATTGAAGGCTTAGTTCATGGATTTGATTTTGGTAGCGTTATAATCGCTTATTGGCGTGGCTACCGATTGGATGATGATAATTTAAAAAATGCGGCGATGCGCTGGTTACGTGGAGAATTTACTACTAAAGTTGAGGCAAAAGCAGCTTTAGGAGTGCGCGTTATTATTGATGATGATAGTTGGTATGACTACATCAAACTATTTGCTAAATTTGTAGCTGAGATTGGCTATAAAGGACTGTTAATTATACTTGATGAAGCTGTACATTTATATCAAATATCTACTACAGTTACGCGGGAAAAGAACTATAATAGACTTTTAGCAATGTTTAATGATACCATGCAATGTAAAGCAGAACATCTTGGTATTATTGTTGGTGGAACAACTAAATTTTTAGAAGACCCCAAACGGGGACTTTTTGCAGACCAAGCTTGGCAAAGACGTACAAAGGAAAGCCGTTTTGTTGCACAATCTGGCGTTCAGGAGTATTTGGGGCCAGTAATTCGATTGAACCCGTTGAGTGAAGTAGAAATTTTGACGCTTTTGCAGCGTTTAACTGAGATTCATGCACTCAATTTTGGGTATGAACAGACTTTGACAAATCGTGAGTTTAAGGAGTTTGTGCAAGAAATTATTAATCGCTTGGGTGCAGAAGCATTACTTACACCAGGGGAAATTGTGCGAGATTTTATGAGTGTGCTGAATATTCTTCACCAAAATCCAGGAATTGCGTTTGGTGAATTAATTCATGGTTCTAAATTTAAACCTACTGCTATTGGTAAGGATGCAGATGTGGATGAGGATGGCGCAGCGGAATTTAGTTTGTGA
- a CDS encoding AGE family epimerase/isomerase, producing MEHDFQANAELYKNALLNDVLPFWEKYSLDWQQGGYFTCLDRYGKIYDTDKFIWLQNRQVWTFSMLCNQLEKRENWLKIASNGANFLAKHGRDSDGNWYFALTREGKPLVQPYNIFSDCFAAMAFSQYALAGGEEWAKDVAMQAYNNVLRRKDNPKGKYNKTYPGTRPMKSLAVPMILANLTLEMEWLLPKETLENVLAETVREVMTDFLDQERGLMYENVAPDGSHIDCFEGRLINPGHGIEAMWFIMDIARRKNDTKTINQAVDVVLNILNFAWDSEYGGLYYFMDADGHPPQQLEWDQKLWWVHLESLVALAMGYRLTGREVCWEWYQKMHDYAWSHFADSEYGEWFGYLNRRGEVLLNLKGGKWKGCFHVPRAFYLCWQQFEALSL from the coding sequence ATGGAGCATGACTTTCAAGCGAACGCTGAACTTTACAAAAACGCCCTCCTCAACGATGTCCTTCCATTTTGGGAAAAATATTCTCTCGATTGGCAGCAAGGCGGCTATTTCACCTGCCTCGATCGCTACGGCAAAATTTATGATACAGACAAATTCATCTGGCTGCAAAACCGCCAAGTGTGGACTTTTTCCATGCTTTGCAACCAGCTAGAAAAACGCGAAAACTGGCTGAAAATTGCCAGCAATGGCGCTAATTTTCTCGCCAAACACGGCAGAGATAGTGATGGAAACTGGTACTTTGCCCTCACCCGTGAAGGGAAACCACTGGTTCAACCTTACAATATCTTTTCTGACTGCTTTGCGGCGATGGCATTTAGTCAATATGCACTTGCTGGCGGCGAAGAATGGGCAAAGGATGTGGCAATGCAGGCTTATAACAACGTATTACGCCGCAAGGATAACCCAAAGGGCAAATATAATAAAACCTATCCCGGCACACGCCCGATGAAATCATTGGCTGTACCGATGATTTTAGCCAACCTGACTTTAGAAATGGAATGGTTGCTGCCAAAGGAAACACTAGAGAATGTTCTAGCTGAGACAGTCCGCGAAGTGATGACCGATTTTCTCGACCAAGAACGGGGACTAATGTACGAAAACGTTGCCCCTGACGGTTCCCACATTGATTGTTTTGAGGGACGGCTGATTAACCCAGGTCACGGTATTGAAGCTATGTGGTTCATCATGGACATCGCCCGTCGCAAAAACGATACCAAAACTATTAACCAAGCTGTTGATGTGGTGCTAAATATCCTGAATTTTGCTTGGGATAGTGAGTATGGCGGATTGTATTACTTTATGGATGCAGACGGTCATCCCCCACAACAACTGGAATGGGATCAAAAGCTGTGGTGGGTTCACCTAGAGTCTTTGGTTGCATTAGCGATGGGCTATCGCCTGACTGGGCGTGAGGTGTGTTGGGAATGGTATCAAAAGATGCACGATTACGCCTGGTCACATTTTGCTGATTCAGAATACGGTGAGTGGTTTGGCTATCTGAATCGGCGTGGGGAAGTATTATTGAACCTCAAAGGTGGCAAATGGAAAGGATGTTTTCACGTACCGCGGGCATTCTACCTTTGTTGGCAGCAGTTTGAGGCGTTAAGTTTGTAG
- a CDS encoding tellurite resistance TerB C-terminal domain-containing protein produces MQSVMISNRFILGIVAFSVSFGLSLVPNWDFNKAFLTGVITAVIIYAAALFVDKRRRNYEMFVLGSLRKRIKEMEGLKARVVREINQIEEHHNLLYAESQHLQNQVTESRNQRDSIHRELRTFAGQKKQLETEINNLQTEINNLHKNQAELNNAFSVLTAEKRRLESNCNGSRTEITQLQSQISELQQEKQEVESNLTLLGRLKPQLEEKLYELRIAIQDLEVETNKKNQLLVATKTERENIQAILNSSQTQIVEKKAELQELQGQVSLLQEERDSLQNQVWELLQQIETFNQEPLSDNSQEDDPELFPFSEILETTAITDTSEIDTSENIPEEWTNFLENLPRSELEVLKAIVEQDNPKAAIKKIAEVNITMPNLLIDSINERANDTIGELIINSNSEIPEVYPEHMMYVKKMIAMYEDFMARHASSN; encoded by the coding sequence ATGCAATCAGTAATGATCAGCAATCGATTTATTTTAGGGATAGTTGCCTTTAGTGTGAGTTTTGGCCTTAGCCTCGTCCCAAACTGGGATTTTAATAAAGCCTTTCTCACAGGTGTAATTACTGCCGTTATTATCTATGCAGCAGCATTATTCGTAGATAAGCGACGCAGAAATTATGAAATGTTTGTTTTAGGTTCTCTCCGCAAGCGAATTAAAGAAATGGAGGGATTGAAGGCTCGTGTTGTCAGAGAAATTAATCAAATCGAAGAACATCATAATTTATTATATGCTGAGTCACAACATCTGCAAAATCAAGTCACAGAAAGCCGTAACCAAAGGGATAGTATACATCGAGAATTAAGAACATTTGCCGGGCAGAAAAAGCAGTTAGAAACTGAAATCAATAATCTGCAAACTGAAATTAATAACTTACATAAAAATCAAGCAGAATTGAACAATGCTTTTTCTGTCCTCACAGCAGAGAAGCGCCGTCTAGAGTCGAATTGTAATGGATCTCGCACTGAAATTACTCAGTTGCAAAGTCAAATTTCCGAACTCCAGCAGGAGAAACAAGAAGTTGAAAGCAATTTAACTCTTTTGGGCAGACTCAAACCCCAATTAGAAGAAAAACTATACGAACTACGAATTGCAATTCAAGACCTAGAAGTTGAGACAAATAAAAAAAATCAATTGCTGGTAGCAACAAAAACCGAAAGAGAAAATATCCAAGCTATCCTGAATTCTTCACAAACCCAAATAGTAGAAAAAAAAGCTGAATTACAGGAGTTGCAAGGGCAAGTTTCATTATTACAAGAAGAACGAGACTCATTACAAAATCAAGTATGGGAATTACTCCAACAAATAGAAACATTCAATCAAGAACCTTTGTCTGATAATTCCCAGGAAGATGATCCTGAATTGTTTCCTTTTTCGGAAATTCTGGAAACTACAGCAATCACAGACACTTCAGAAATTGATACATCAGAGAATATACCTGAAGAATGGACTAATTTTTTAGAAAATCTCCCCCGTTCTGAACTAGAAGTATTAAAAGCTATAGTTGAACAAGATAATCCCAAGGCTGCTATTAAAAAAATTGCCGAAGTTAACATTACTATGCCGAATTTGTTAATCGATTCTATAAATGAACGGGCAAATGATACTATTGGTGAATTAATTATTAATTCAAATTCGGAAATCCCAGAAGTTTACCCTGAGCATATGATGTATGTCAAAAAAATGATTGCAATGTATGAAGACTTTATGGCTAGACATGCTTCGTCAAATTAA